The following nucleotide sequence is from Halapricum desulfuricans.
GAACACGCCCTGCCAGACGAAGCCGCTGGCGCTGATGACGACCACGCCGGCGAGGACGATCCGCCACTGGTGGCGGACGGCCGCGAGCAGGTCCCGGTCGTCGGTGCCTGCCTCGGGGAGTTGGGTCCGCCAGGCCATGAGAGCGAAGCCGACCGTCGAGAGCAGCGCGGCGACGCCGATGGCGTGGAAAGTCGTCCGCCAGTCGCCGACGAGCAGCGCGGCCGAAACCAGCAGCGAGGCCACGGCCGCGCCGATCTGACTCGCCATGCCGTGAACGCCCAGCGCCGTGCCGACCCGACGGGGGAACAGTTCGCTCACCAGCGGGTTGGCCGCGATGAAGTACGCGCCGCTGGCGATCCCCATTAGGAACGCGCCGACCATCACTTCGGGGACGGTGTCGGCCGCGGCAATGAACGCCGAGGCGGCGGCCAGGACCAGCCCGGTCGCGCCGACGACGTAGTGACGCGGGACGCGAGTCAGCAGGTAGCCGGTCGGAATCCGCGGGAGTGCACTGCCGAGCCACGCCAGCGTCACGGTCAGCCCGATCGTCGCGTTGGTCGTGGCGAACGCCGCCTGAAGCGGTTCGACCAGCGGCGCGAACACCACGCGGGCGAGGTTGACGAGGAAGACGAGCGTACACAGCGAGCCGAACAGCCGGCGTCGTGTCACACCACGCCTTCGAACGGCCGCGTCTCAAGAGTTGCGAACTCGTCCGACCCGCCACGGGCTTTTTGAGAGTGCCTCGCATACTCCCTCGTATGGAATCTGTCAGGAAGGGGCTCCGGTCGGGTGACATCGTCAAGGACACCTACGAACGACTCATGTGTGCCGAGTGCGACGAGACGCTCAAATCCGAGAACGACCCCGACGAGATCGGCACGGTCCGGATCTGCCCGGAGTGTGGCCGGGAGTGGAAGGAAGTGGGATGACACCGGTACCGACCCGCGCGAAATCCCACGCTCGTCGCGGCGAGACCGCGGGAGAGTGATCCCGGATGGAGCCGTCGTTCACCGTTCGCCACCTGGATCGAAACCCCATCGAGTCCCGGGCGACGGAGTTCGTCGAACGAAAGGGGCTCGGTCACCCGGACTCGATCTGTGACGGCGTCGCGGAAGCCGTCTCGAGGCGCCTCTCGCAACACTACCTCGAGGAGTACGGACGGGTGCTGCATCACAACACCGACACGGTGCAACTCGTCGCGGGAACGACGGCCCCGGCGTTCGGCGGCGGCGAGACCGTCGACGCGATATACGTGCTCCTCGGGGGTCGGGCGACCCGGTCGGTCGACGGACGGGAGATTCCCGTCGACGATATCGCGATCGACGCCGCGAGAGCGTACGTCGACGCGAACTTCGCGGCGCTGAGCGACGACATGATCGAGTTCGAGTCGCGCATCGGCGAGACCTCGACGGACCTGCAGTCGCTGTTCGACTCGCAGGGCATCGGGCGGGCGAACGACACCAGCGTCGGGACCGGCTACGCGCCGCTCTCGGAGACCGACCGGATCGTCAGGGGGGTCGAACCGGCGATCCGCGAACGGGTCCCGGCCGTCGGCGAAGACGTCAAGGTGATGGGATGGCGGGCGGACGACGAGCTTCGGCTCACGGTCGCGGCCGCCGTGATCGCCCGGCGCGTCGCGGACGTCGAGGAGTACGTGGCCGTCAGAGAGCGGGTCGCGGAGCTGGTCGCCCGATACGCGGACCGGCGCACTGATCGGACCGTCACCGTCGAGGTGAACGCCGCGGACGACCTCGAGTCCGGGTCGGTGTATCTCACCGAGACCGGCCTCTCGGCGGAGATGGGCGACGACGGGAGCGTCGGCCGGGGCAACCGGGTCAACGGCCTCATCACTCCGCACCGGGCAATGAACCTCGAAGCGGTGGCGGGGAAGAACCCGGTCACCCACGTCGGGAAGCTCTACAACCTCATCGCCACGAGCGCCGCGGAACGGATCCACCGCGAACTCGGTGCCGACCACGCCGAGGTGAAACTCCTCTCGCAGATCGGACAGCCAGTGGCCCGGCCGCTGGCGATCGACGTGGATACCACGACGCGTGACGACGAGGCAGTGCGATCGATCGTCTTCGGGGAACTCGAGGACGTGGCGTCGCTGACCCGCGATCTCGTGGCCGGGGAGACGGACGTCTTCTGACGGGTCCCAGGCTGGGAGAGTGACGCTCTCGACGAGGGCGGCGAGTCGGCCCCACCGAGTCACGCACCGATCGACTACCGAACGACGGTGACGGGTGCGGGCGACCGCCTCGCGACGGTCTCGGCGACGCTACCGAGGAGCACTCTCGAGATACCGGACCGGCCGTGGCTCCCCATGATCACGTGGTCGACGTCGCTGTCTTCGACGTAGTCGAGAATCGCGTCCGCCGGCCGGTTGGGCCCCCATTCGACAACTTTCGTCGCGGACACGTGGGCGTCGGACGCTCGAACGGAGTCGACCGCGTTCGCCAGCAGCTGCTCGGCTTCCGTTTCGATCCGCTCGTACTCCGTCTCGGAGTACACCAGCTGTCCCTCGCCGTAGTGAGTTTCCATCGGGTCGATCGCGTGGAGGATCGTCGTTTCGACCTCCGGGAAGACGGAAACGGCGTACTCGAGGGCTTTCCTCGACTGATCCGAGTCGTCGATCGGGACGAGATGGTGCTTGTTGCCCGTCCGCTGGTGCGGGCGAACGATCGTGACGGGGACGGGCGCTCGCCGCAGGACGCGTTCGGCGATGCTGCCCAGCAGGATCCGGGACGCCCCTTCCCTGCCGTGGCTCCCCATCACAATGTCGTCGACAGCGTTGTCCTCGCTGACGGCCACGATCTCGCGGCTCGGATGTCCGACGCGTATCTCGGTCTCGACCTCGATATCGTGACGTCCGGCGACGTCGAGCAGATCGGTAAACGCCCGTTCGGGCCGCAGTTCGTCCTCGTCGGGATCGGTGTATCGGGGATCGACAACGTGGACGAGCGTGAACGTCGCGTCCGGAAACGTCGCGATGGCGTATTCGAGCGCGTCGCGCGAGAGTGGTCCCCCGTCCGTCGGTATCAGCACGCTCCGTGACATAGCAGCTAGTTCGCGCCCCGACGTGTTATCTGTTACCAATATTCGGAAAGGCGACAAACTGGCGACGAGCGGGCCGAACCTCCGGGCTGCGACCGGACGGCTCGCGGACGGGCGACTACAGCCCCCTTCGTCGGGTTTCACGCCCGAGACGGCGTCGATCGCTTTCGCGATTTCGGCCGACACACTGTCTCTGCGGGCGCGAACGACGTTCACCTCGCCGGTCGCAGTCACACAGAACAGTCGTGGGGGGACGATGTCAGTTTGCCCGAGAGAGCCGGACGGCGGGCCGCTACCTCCTCGCCCTGATTCCCACGAAAGAGCCGTCCCCGTAGCCCGATTCGATCGGTTCGGGTCCGTCGATATCATCGAGCCAGTGATAGATCGTCTGGACGAACTCGAAGTCGGTGAATCCGGCGGCCTCGAGCACCTCGATCAGTTCGTCGGTCGAGACGAAGACCGCGTCTCTGTAGAAGGGGTTTTGCTCTTTCGTCTCCTGATAGATCTCGCCGACGGGGCTGTGCTTGTCGATGAAGCCGAGCACGAGTTCCCCGTCCGGTTCGAGAACGCGGGCGGCCTCGGCCAGCGTCTGCGTGATGTCGTCGACGAAACAGATCGTCGTCACGCTCAGCACGGTGTCGAACGTCGCCGCGTCGAACGGGAGCGACTCCGCGACGCCTCGAACCACCTCGATCCCGCGCTCGCGGGCACACCCGAGCATGGCCGCCGAGGGGTCGATCCCGACGTCCATCCCGAGCGGGCCGGCGAAGCGACCGCTCCCGACGCCGATCTCGATCCCGTACCCCGCCGGGGAGAGGAGGCGTTCGAGCGCCGCCAGTTCGGACCGGTAGGCCGCTTCGTGGGTTTCGAACCACTGCTCGTATCGGTCAGTGTGTTCCTCGAAGGGCGCCGTCTTGGGCATGGGCGGACTACGCTCCGTTCCGACACGAACGTTCCGGACAGAGGGCTGATACTGATACGGTCGGTTGTAACGATTTACCGGTACGATCGCACGGATGCGATCGATCCGGAACAGACTTACAACCGACCGTATGAAGCGAACAGCAGGTCACTCGAAGACCGCGTCGAAAGCGTTCGCCCCCATCGGTTCGAACGTCCCGGCGGCGACGTTCTCCTCGACGTGTTCGGGCGAGCCCATCCCGATCAGTGCGCTCGTCACGGCGGGGGCGCTCCGTGCGAAGTTGATCGCCCGCTGTGCGCGCGTCTCGCCGGCGAGTTCGGCTTCGACTCGGTCGGGCATCTCCCGGGCCAGTTTTCCCTGCATGAGACTCGCACTGGTGAAGACGTGCAGGTCGTGCTCGCTCGCGACCGCCAGCGCGGTCCGGCCGTCGTGGGCCGCGGTCGTGAACGCGTCGGCCATCGAGACGTTGAACGGCAACTGGACGGCGGAGAAGTGATGTGCGTCGGCCCCGACCGTCGCGGCCGCACGCTCGGCGCGACCGAGCACTTCGGGAAGCGACAGGTGGCTCGGGTCGCCGGCGGGCACGCGAAACGCGTCCCAGGTCGCGACGCCGTAGGCGCCGATGTCGCCGGCTTCGACCCGGCGTTCGAGGAGCTCGAAGGTCGCCTCGAGGTGGTCGTAGACGTCCTCGCGGGATCGCTCCCGGAGTTGCGTCTCGGGATTGTGGAGGTAGTACAGGTCGAGGTGATCCACGCCGAGGTTCTCGAGCGAGCGGTCGAGCTGGTCGTCGATGTAGGCGGGCGCGATGCAGTGCTGGCCCGCGACCAGCTCCTCGCGATCGATCAGGCCGGGCGCGACGAACTCCTCGTAGACGTACCGCCCGGGGTCGTCCGGTCGAGCACCGTCGAAGGGCAGGAAGCCGCCCTTGGTCGCGAGAAAGACGCTCTCGCGGCCGATTTCGCTCTCATCGATCGCCCGGCCGACGACCCGTTCGCTGCGCTGGTGGCGGTAGTTGATCGCCGTGTCGATGACGTTGATTCCGGACTCGAGCGCTCCGACGATCGCCGCTCGATAGGCCGAATCGACCTCGTCAGTCGGATCGCCGAGGTACGTGCCGACGCCGATCGAGGAGACGGCGAGGTCGCCGAACAGCCGGAAATACGTCCGGGCGAAGCGCTCGTGAAAGCGGTCACGGTAGGCCCAGGTCCCCTCGTAGGTCGCCATGGACGCGGTTGGGCGGGCACGCCCAAAAGCCGCGTGGTGGCGGCGGTTTCCGAACCGACGCGCGTCGCGGTCACTGCAACTCGCCGGTCATGGCCTCGAACAGCCGATCGCGAAGCTCCTCGACAGTGAGTCCGTCCCCGGGCCCGATTCCCTCCATGTGCTCGATCGAGAGCTGTCCGCCGCCCATACGGGCGTGGCCGCCGGCCTGGGCCATCGGGATGTCCTTGACGGCAGTTTTCAGCGCCTTGCCCATGTGCACGCGGTCGTCGCGCGAGCGGCCGGAGAGGTGTAGCGTCCCGTCTCGCCGACCGATGACGACGACGGCCGTCACGCCCGCCAGACGGAGGAGTTCGTCCGCCGCCTCCGGGACCGCGTCCACGTTGCTCACCGCCTCGACGTCGCTGACGGCGAACGCGTCGCGGACATCGCGGGACGTGATCGCTCGCGCCTTGACCTCGAGCACTTCGGCGTCGACTCCGGGATTGGCGACTCGATTGAGCAGTTCCTCGTCGGTGCCCCGATAGAGGAACCCGGCAGCGTCGAACTCCGCCGGAGAACAGCCGTTCGTCAGGTACTTCGTATCGGACTGGATGCCATAGAGGAGGCCAGTGGCGAGCGTGTCCGGGATCGTCGGCCCGCCCTCCGCATCGATCGGTACCCAGCCGAGTTCCTGCAGATACTCGGCGATGATCGTCGCACACGCTCCGTACTCGGGACGGACATCGGTGAACGTCTCCCCCGTCCCCTCGCCGGGATGGTGGTCGACGACGGCGACCGGGTCGACTCCCTCCGAACCCTGGAACCCCCGCGGTTCGTTGTGATCGACCAGCACGACGGCCTCCGTCTCGAGGTCGCCGACCGTCCCGACGTGCTCGAAGTCCTGCTCGAGAACGTTCTCGAACGCGCGGTTCTCCGGCCGACGGATCTGTCCCGGATAGTGGATCGTCGCGTCAGTCTCGACCGCCTGCGCGAGCGACCGGACCCCCATCGCCGAGGCCATCGCGTCCGGGTCGGGGTCCGGATGGAGCAGGACCGCGACCTCGTCGTGGTCGTCCAGCACGCGCCGGAAGCGGGTCGCCGGCGACCGTCGCCGGCGAGAGAGCAGCACCCAGCCACCGGCGAGTGCGACAATGAAACCAACAGCACCGACCACTACCGCCGGGCGTTCCCCGAGCAGCGACGTGACGGCGTCGATCTGCGGAACGATACCCCCGTCATCCCCGGGTAACATACGACTGCATGGTTCGCCGACGACCATGAAGGTTCCCCCTTCTATCGACTGGGTCGAACCGCCAAGTGAGCAGTCACTGCGGGACGCAACCGACTTCCTCGGTCACTCGGTATCCAGGTCGAACTGTTCGTGTTCCTTCGCGGCGTTGAGCACGACGCTCGTGTTCGACTCGTTGATTTCGGGGTCGGTCAGCAGGCCCTTGATCTGGTCGTTCATGTCGTCGGTGTCGAGGAACTTCCCGACGGCGATGACGTCGTAATCGCCGGTGACCTCGTAGACGCTCATCATCTGATCGTGCTGGCGGAGCGTCTCTGTCACTTCCGGGAGCGCACTCCCCTCGACCTTCAACTGGACGATCGCTGTCACGTCGTAGCCCAGTTTGTCGTAATCGACTTTCGGCGTGTACCCCTGAATGATCCCCTCGTCTTCGAGCGTCGAGAGGTGGTTCGAGACGGTCGTCACCGAGACGTCCAGGTCGTCAGCGAGGCTCCGGAGACTCGCCCGCCCGTCACCCAGAAGCGCATTCACTAGTTTCCGATCCAGATTTTCGTACGTCATACTAGCGCTACTCGCAACCGACCCATTAGAATTTTACGAATATGGGTTTCTGGCTCGTGGTTCGACCAGAATTGCGCAAAGCAGCAGGGTTTTTATACCAGCCCCATATCTCACACCTGTAGATCACAATGACAGGCGAACTCACGACGGAGGAACAGGCGGTCCTCGACGAGATCGAGGAGAAGAACGTAGATTTCCTGCGGTTGCAGTTCACGGACATTCTGGGGACGGTCAAGAACGTCTCGATCCCGGCCCATCAGGCCGAGAAGGCGTTTACCGAGGGGATCTACTTCGACGGCTCGTCGATCGAAGGCTACGTGCGGATCCAGGAATCGGACATGCGACTGGTTCCGGACCCGTCGACGTTCTCGATTCTCCCGTGGCGGAGCCGCGACGAGATCAACGGCGGCAACAGCGCGCGACTCATCTGTGACGTCCACGACACCTCGACCGGCGAGCCGTTCGTCGGCGACCCGCGCGGCGTGTTGAAAGACGCGCTGGACCGTGCCGCGGAGATGGGTTACACGGTCAACGCCGCGCCCGAACCCGAGTTCTTCCTGTTCGAGGAAGACGAGAAGGGACGGGCGACGACGGAAACCAACGACGCCGGGGGATACTTCGACCTCGCGCCGAAAGACCTCGCCAGCGACGTCCGCCGGGACATCATCTACGGGCTGGAGGACATGGGCTTCGACATCGAGGCCAGTCACCACGAAGTCGCGGAGGGGCAACACGAGATCAACTTCACCTACGACGACGCGCTCGCGACCGCCGACAACGTCGCGACCTTCCGGGCCGTCGTCCGAGCGATTGCCGCCGAGCACGACCTGCACGCGACGTTCATGCCGAAGCCGATCCCACGGATCAACGGCTCGGGCATGCACACCCACATCTCGCTGTTCGAGGACGGCGAAAACGCCTTCCACGACGAGGACGACGAGTTCAACCTCAGCGAGACGGCCCACAGCTTCATCGCCGGCGTGCTGGAACACGCGCCCGCGCTCGCCGCGGTCACCAACCCGACGGTCAACAGCTACAAGCGCCTGGTGCCCGGTTACGAGGCCCCGGTGTACGTCGCCTGGAGCGACCGCAACCGCTCGGCGCTGATCCGCAAGCCCGCCGCTCGCGTCCCGGCTGCCAGCCGGATCGAGGCTCGCTTCCCCGACCCGTCGTGCAACCCCTATCTCGCCTTCGCAGCGCTCATCCACGCCGGGCTCGACGGGATCGAAAGCGACCTCGAGTGTCCCGACCCGGTCCGGGAGAACATCTACGAGTTCGACGAGCAGAAACGCGAGGAGTACGGCATCGACACGCTGCCGACCAACCTCGGCGAGGCGATCGACGCGCTCGAAGACGACGACGTCGTGCTTGATGCGCTCGGACCGCACATCGGAGAGAAGTTCGTCGAGGCCAAGCGCTCGGAGTTTCAGGACTACCTCGTGGACGTCTCCGAGTGGGAACTCGACCGCTACCTGGAGAAGTTCTAGTTCTGCGCAGCGACTGTTTTCGCGACGCGTTCGCCGACCAGCGGCATCGCGACGATTCCCGCGCCGACCAGCAGCGCTCCGCTCCCGCTCAGAAGAAGGTCCGTCCGGATCAGGTGGGCAAGTCCCCCGCTCGTGGCACCGGCGACAGCGCCGACGCCGGCCGTCGCGATCGCGCCCGCTCTCGAGGGGGTCGCAAGGAGTTCGTCACCGAACCCGGTCCAGACGACCGTCGCGCCGACTGCCATGGCCGTGCTCGCGAGGAGATCCGGGGTCGGACCGACGGCGACCAGTCCGACGAGCCCGACGGCTGCCGCGAGCCCGAAGACTCGACGAGGCGTCGCGAGTCGAATCGCGACCGCAAGTCCGGTCAGCGCCAGCGCCGTCCCCGCGAGCACGTCGACGAGGTAGTGCACCCCCAGCGCGAGTCGCGACAGCGAGATGACGGTGATCAGGACGGCCGCGATCACTGCCCGGCGGCGACGGGAACCGATCCGGACGGCCCAGGCGAGTCCGCCGTAGACCAGCGTCGATCCCGTGGCGTGTCCGCTCGGGAATCCGAAGCCGCTCGACGTCGAGAGCCACTCGTAGACGCCGGCCAGTGCGTCAGGAACGAGGTCGCCGCGAGGGGGAACCGCCGCACCGGGCGGGCGCGGCAAGCCGAACAGCGGCTTGGTCGTATAGACGACTACGAACGCCAGCAACAGCAACCCGACGACCATGGCGCCACGACGACGGTCGAGCCCGTCGCCTATCCGGGGCGTGTGCGGCCCGAACCAGTAGCTCGACACAACGAGCGCGGAGAGAAACCAGGTGTCACCGAGCTGGGTGAGCAATGCGAAAACGACGACGAGAGGACCGAGCAGTTCCGCCAGTAGCGACGGGAGTCCGATCCCCCGCATCGTCAGCGACGGAAGTCCCGCGCTTTATCGAGTAGGGTTCCGGGCAGTCCGACAGCACTGACGGTGACTCCGACAAGCAGCATCAGCGCGTACAGCCCAAGCGTCGACAGCCAGATCACGATCATCGAGAGGAACGCGACCCAGCCCGACAGGAAGTAAAAGGCCCCGAGCGTCATCACCGTGCCGTACAGGAGTACGAGATACGGCCCCCAGCCGGTTGCGTGACCGCGGCGGACGCGCTTGCGGACGTAGCGTTTGAGGTCGCGTTCGATCTCGTCGCGGTGGAGCGTCCGCTCGTCGATCCGGGTCTGCAACTCCTCGAGTTCGGCCCGCAGATCGCGGTCCTCGCGCTGTCTGGGCTCGCCGGTGCCACTGTCGGCGTCGTCGGCCCCCGAGTCGCTCATTCGTTGTTCGGTGTCTCGGTGCGCACCCTGTTGTAGTTGCCGGTCTCCGCCGCTCCCGACGTCACCGGTGAGGACGCCGTTGAGAACCGCTCCCACGAGGAGGAGAAGGCCGCCGACGTAGAACCACGTCACGAGCAGCAGGACCGCCCCGAGGACCCCATACAGCGCGGATCCGCCCGCACTGGCGGCGTACACCTGAAACACGGCACTGAGGACGGTCCAGCCGACGGCCGCAAACACCGCGCCGGGCAGCGCATCGCGGACGCGCAGCTCGATGTCGGGGAAGATCACGTACAGCGGCAGGAACGCGGCAGTCAGGACGACCGGGAGCCCGATCACCGTCGGGATGCCGGCGGTCGAGACGCCGACCAGACCGGCGAGCGCGGCCGCGATCACGACCGCGCCGACGGCGACGCCGACTGCGAACAGCGCCGTGAGGGCGTTCCGGAACTGGCTGAACAGCGTCACTTTCCGATGGGTGTTATAGACCAGCGAGAAGGCGACATCCAGCCCCCGAAAGAGCTTGAGTCCGCCCCACACCAGGACAGCGAGGCCGATCGCCGTCGCACCGCCGCGCCCTTGAGCAGTCGTCAGCGCTGACCGGACAAGCTCCTCGCCGCTCGGGGTGAGCGTGCCGCTCAGTTGCGCGACGACCGTCTCGGCCAGCGCGTCGCCGCCAAGTGCCGAAGCGACCGACAGCGCCAGCAACGACAGCGGAAGCAACGAGACAAACGCGTAATAGGCGATCGCCGCAGCCAGCAGTGTCAGCGGCGACCGACGCACGACTCTCAGCAGCGTCCGGCCGACCGACAGCGTCCGCGTGACCCGTTCGTTCACGATTCACTGTGTGCGTGTCAGGGACAAATAGGTGTGGTCGGTATCCGCTCCCGTAGGACGTGCGCACCGACCACTGTGACAGTGGAACAAATGACAAAACCCCCACACAGCTGCTGCTGTGTGAGGGTTAAAGATGAATGGGAGGCGGCGAACCGGGTTTCCCAGAGGGTCGCCCACTCCAGTACTCGCCGGAACGCAGGCGGGCTTATCTTCCGTGTTCGGGATGGGTACGGGAGTTGCCCCGCCGCTGTGGCCGCCTTAACGCCGACCGACGGAATCGAACCGTCGTCATGCCAATCGTCGGTGGTGGACACCGCATGTACGTGCGATCCAGATTGCGCCTGGACTCGTTGTATCGAGCCACAGTGCGTATGAATGGTGGCTTCGGTCGATTAGTACTCGCGGGCTGAACGTCTCGTTGCCTCGACGCGCACACCCCGAGTCTATCGATCTCGTCTTCTACGAGTGACCTCAGCGGTACCTCTTTTCCAGGTGGGTTTCGAGCTTAGATGCGTTCAGCTCTTACCCCGTGTCGCGTGGCTGCCCGGCAACTGCCCTCTCGGACAACCGGTACACCAGTGGCGACCACCCGTAGTTCCTCTCGTACTATACGGGCGTTCCCGTCAGGTACCATGACACCCCCAATAGATAGCAGCCGACCTGTCTCACGACGGTCTAAACCCAGCTCACGACCTCCTTTAATAGGCGAACAACCTCACCCTTGCCCGCTTCTGCACGGGCAGGATGGAGGGAACCGACATCGAGGTAGCAAGCCACTCGGTCGATATGTGCTCTTGCGAGTGACGACTCTGTTATCCCTAAGGTAGCTTTTCTGTCATTCATTGCCCGCATCGAGCGGGCTAATGAGTTCGCTAGACCACGCTTTCACGTCAGCGTTCCTCGTTGGGAAGAACACTGTCAAACCATCTTATGCTCTTGCGCTCTTCTCCGGGTCTCCGACCCGGATGAGATGGTCTTCGGGCGCGCTCGATATCTTTTCGAGCGCGTACCGCCCCAGTCAAACTGCCCGGCTACCGGTGTCCTCCGCCAGGAGTGAGGGTCACAGTCACTGACGGGTAGTGTTTCATGGGCGACTCGGCGACGTGCTAGCGCACGCACCTGTGTAGCGTCTCCTACCTACCCTGCACATCAGCGACCGTGTCCCAGCGACAGCCTGCAGTAAAGCTCTATAGGGTCTTCGCTTCCCCTTGGGGGTCTCCAGACTCCGCACTGGAACGTACAGTTCACCGGGCCCAGCGTTGGGACAGTGAGGCTCTGGTTAATCCATTCATGCAAGCCGCTACTGAAGCGGCAAGGTACTACGCTACCTTAAGAGGGTCATAGTTACCCCCGCCGTTGACGGGTCCTTCGTCCTATTGTACTAGGTGTTC
It contains:
- a CDS encoding YihY/virulence factor BrkB family protein yields the protein MNERVTRTLSVGRTLLRVVRRSPLTLLAAAIAYYAFVSLLPLSLLALSVASALGGDALAETVVAQLSGTLTPSGEELVRSALTTAQGRGGATAIGLAVLVWGGLKLFRGLDVAFSLVYNTHRKVTLFSQFRNALTALFAVGVAVGAVVIAAALAGLVGVSTAGIPTVIGLPVVLTAAFLPLYVIFPDIELRVRDALPGAVFAAVGWTVLSAVFQVYAASAGGSALYGVLGAVLLLVTWFYVGGLLLLVGAVLNGVLTGDVGSGGDRQLQQGAHRDTEQRMSDSGADDADSGTGEPRQREDRDLRAELEELQTRIDERTLHRDEIERDLKRYVRKRVRRGHATGWGPYLVLLYGTVMTLGAFYFLSGWVAFLSMIVIWLSTLGLYALMLLVGVTVSAVGLPGTLLDKARDFRR